A single genomic interval of Zingiber officinale cultivar Zhangliang chromosome 4A, Zo_v1.1, whole genome shotgun sequence harbors:
- the LOC121972825 gene encoding uncharacterized protein C24B11.05-like, which translates to MESKEMCTKANIRYDCLLFDLDDTLYLLSSGIAAECRKNILEYMLEKLEVEESNLLELCTVLYKHYRTIMAGLKAIGYNFDYDDFHSFVHGRLPYETLKADHVISQLLLSLPVRKVIFTNGDQAHAAKVLKKLDLEDYFDTVICFETLNPPSSSFREDNSANIFDIIGYLSKPDPNVDLPKRILSLHKGSKCKGSFTFILHKFRVLNLKFDYY; encoded by the exons ATGGAATCAAAGGAGATGTGCACAAAAGCTAATATCAGATATGATTGCCTTTTGTTCG atcttGATGACACCCTCTATCTGTTGAGTTCCGGAATTGCCGCCGAGTGCCGCAAAAATATTTTAG aATATATGCTTGAAAAATTAGAGGTTGAAGAAAGCAATTTACTAGAGTTGTGTACTGTTCTGTATAAGCACTATAGAACAATAATGGCTGGTTTAAAG GCCATTGGCTATAATTTCGATTATGATGATTTTCATAG CTTTGTCCATGGAAGATTACCATATGAAACATTAAAGGCAGATCATGTTATAAGTCAACTCTTGCTGAGCCTTCCAGTTCGAAAAGTT ATATTCACTAATGGTGATCAAGCTCATGCTGCTAAAGTGCTTAAGAAGCTGGATCTGGAAGATTATTTTGATACTGTTATTTGCTTTGAGACACTAAACCCACCATCCTCTTCATTTAGAGAAGATAATTCAGCCAACATCTTTGACATAATTGGCTACTTATCGAAACCTGATCCAAATGTTGATCTACCAAAGAGGATCCTTAGTTTGCACAAAGGATCCAAATGTAAGGGATCTTTCACCTTTATTTTGCATAAATTCAGagttttgaatttgaaatttgatTATTACTAA